TATGATGGAGAGCCCCCAGTTCTTCAAATACTTTCTCTGCCTGATGCAGAGTGGTCAGGGTCCCCGTAAGAACGATGCTTTGAGGCTCCGTATGGATGCAGGCAAAAACAGCCATCATGCCTACAGTTTGAAGCACCATATTAATAAGGGCATAAGCCATATCTTCTCTGGAAGCTGTATGCTCTATCTTGCCGAAGTTGGCTGCCGTGGTATAAGGCGGCAAGGAAGGAATGGTAATTTTACTGATATCGCCTACGGAAAGATCTACATTTCTCAAATTTCCCTTAAGGGCCATAGAAGAAACCAAAGGAATATTATCTTCTTTTAGAAGTTTCCATGAAAGGCCGACTAAGGTTCCGCCGCCGACGCCTGTTCCCCCTATGTGGCGAAAGGTACTCTGATCTGCCTGTACATAGGCGGTGCCTGTTCCCATACTTACGATAAGGGCTCTGGAAAGGCCGGAAAGAAAAAGACCGCCTTTACCAATAGCCTCAAATTCGTTTACTTTAAACGTGGGAATATTATAAATATTTTCATCCATAAGGCTTGCCCCAACACCCGTAAGGGCTATCTCAGAAATATCCGTTAATGAAAGATTGTTTATTTTAAGGAAATGGCCCAATGCACCGTAAAGAGAAGTAAGCTGATCGCCTGCCTTTACCTGAAGGGTGCCTTTACTATTTTTATTGCGGTCAAAGGCTACAATTTTTGTAGTAGAACCGCCTACATCAATTCCAAGAATTAATTCCAATTTAATTCCTCCATAGCAAATTTATATAGCAGAATAAGTGAGTATCATCTTGCCGGTTAAAAAATTATTTTCATCTTTTATAGTTACAAGGATGAAAAGACGTTTGTTAACTATCAGAAGATGCTCCTTAAAAAACTATTCATAAGCTGATTATTGTATAATTTTTCAAGTTTGTTTGGTATATTTTACATGAATCCAAGTATTAGCATTAAAAAGGCAATAAATATAGTTTTCAGTATAACAACAGATAGAAATAATGTAAAGGCCCGGCTTATGCCGGGCCTTTTTAAAATTAAATCTCCTTTACTTTATCAGCCGGAAAGATAATTCCTGCTTCTTCTCT
This is a stretch of genomic DNA from Anaeropeptidivorans aminofermentans. It encodes these proteins:
- the coaW gene encoding type II pantothenate kinase, with amino-acid sequence MELILGIDVGGSTTKIVAFDRNKNSKGTLQVKAGDQLTSLYGALGHFLKINNLSLTDISEIALTGVGASLMDENIYNIPTFKVNEFEAIGKGGLFLSGLSRALIVSMGTGTAYVQADQSTFRHIGGTGVGGGTLVGLSWKLLKEDNIPLVSSMALKGNLRNVDLSVGDISKITIPSLPPYTTAANFGKIEHTASREDMAYALINMVLQTVGMMAVFACIHTEPQSIVLTGTLTTLHQAEKVFEELGALHHKTFIIPENSVFATAIGAVLCRIENKE